CCCCCGAGCACGCGCAGACGTGATTGCCACGGTGGTTTGCAGGAGCTCGGCCGTGTTTCCATCAGCAGGACGGCGACACGCAGCGCAGGGGGGATTACACCCGGGGCAGACCCCCCCATGGTGTAAATCAGGAGTAACAGGggtgctcccctccctgccagcctcgGGGCAGGatccccagcccggcccggggaCGGTGACCCCCCAGAGCCTCCCTGAGCCCCCCCGTGCCCCTCTCCTACAACCGCTCGGTGCTCGCACTGATCCACGGGAAAGGGCAGGACCCACGGCTGGGCCGGGGTAGGGCACACGGGGTGTAACCCCCCGGCACTGGTGGGAGCCACCGGGAAGGAGCCgggtcccctccagccccaggtctggggatgctccagccccctggggtgctggggggccaCAGACCCCTGGCCATTGCCCACCTCCCTTGCCGGGAGGACTCAGCCACACACTGACCGCGGctcagcagcacccatgggtgctctcACAGCCCTACACCCGCCTGGCACCCATCACCCCGGGCCTgttcccacccctgccccatcgctgcccccccatgtccccccacatcgccaggagccccagcagcccagagcacttcagaaatcccagttttatttcagatcGGAAACAACCaaccaggaaaaggaaaaaaaaacaaaccaccaactAAAAACAACTCCAAAGAATGGGAAACGGGCCCAAATCCGAACCAGTCCAGTGCCCAGGTGGGTGCTACATacaggctgggggggccgggggtgtGCAGGGCAGGCTCCCCGGCCTCGGGGTCGCTCCGGCTCTTCCCAGGGGGATCGGCTCAAAGTGCATCAAGCAGGAGGTCAGCGTCGTCCCCCCATCTGGCAGgtggggaaaccgaggcacggcacggggcccgggcggggggcgggtgCGGGGGGTGACATCCAGCCCTTGGCAGCCAAGTCCATGCAAACGCTCCCATCTCAAACTAGAAACCATCTCAGGCGCGTGTATTGCTTAGGGGATGATTTGGTTTTTATCATAAATATAGAGCTATAGACGCTAGTATCGGTGTATCCGACGGGATCCCACGCCCGGGGGGCAATCCGcccccggcgcggggagggggcagcacACGGGGCTCCATGCACGTTACATGCActtacagtttgttttttttcctggcgagggagggttttttgtgtgtttttgtgtCTTTATCGAAGTTTCCATGTTCTGCAAACAGCCATGCGATCGCATCGCCCCGGACAGCAGCGACCCAGTGCGGGTCTTCCCTCCTCGGGTTTGCCCCCGCTcccggggggggtgggtgtgtcTGATTCAAATatggatatatatataaatatatatctctATACTCCTCGCTATAGGCGTGGCTCCCCGTCGGTGGCCGGAGGCAGGCGCTCGGGGCGGCCCCGCTACTTCATGCCGCTGCGCAGCACCTGGTTGGCGGCGATGAGCATCACGCTGATGATGAAGGCGATGGCGAAGGCGCAGATGAGGCTCTTCCGCACGCAGGTCTGCCGGAtctgctggctggagcaggctgcGGGGGGGAGAGCCGGGGGGTTACCCCAATgcccccccaggcaccccggGCACCCGGTGCCATCCCCGTGGCgtcggggctgggggggggtaTTTGGCATCCCCGGCCGCCTGGCACTCACTCTCCACGTCGACGGGGCACTCCTCGGCCGTGCCCATGTGGCTCTCCTCCTCCGTCATGATGATGTTCTCGATGTCCTTCATGGAGAGGTGTTCGCAGAAGGTGTCGTACAGCAGCCGCTTCAGCTCGTCCACCGTCAGCTTCTGCATGTCACActgcggggagcgggcggggagGGCTCGGGCGGGGGCTGACCCCACGGGGGGACCCCGCCGAGGGGGTTGCGGCGATGCTGTGGGGTCCCCCGGCACCCTCGGGTGCTGCGTTTTGGATGGATCCCCCCATTTTTGGTGGGAAAAGGGCTGGTGTCCTGCTGACCCCTTgcagagcggggctggcagcTCCCAAGAAGGGCACCCAGTGAGTGCCCAGCCTCACGCCGTCTGCCGCCCCATGCCAAGGCAGGGACAGAAAAGCCTCAGGCTGGTGTATCCTAACCCTGACCCTGAGCCTGACCCCAGCCCTGAGCCTGAGCCTAACCTTTCCACTAACCTTAACCTGGAGCCTGAGCTTGACCCTCACCCTAATCCCAGCCCTGACCTCAATCCTAACCCTGACCCTAACCCGGAGCCCAACTCTGACCCCAACCCTAACCCTTAAACCAACTCTAACCCTGACCTTAACCCAGAGCTCGATCCGGAGCCTAACCTTCACCCTCACCCTAAACCCGACCCCAGCCTTGACCCTAATCCTAACCCTGACCCTAACCTTAACCCCAACCCCAACCTTGACCTGACCCTGACCCTGAACCCGAGCCGTCCTCCGGGGCTCTCGGTGCGGGGGcgctgggaggtgggggggtcCCTACCTTCCAGAAGACGGTGTCGAAGTCTGTGCCGTGGAACTTCTCCGGGATGCCCGAGGTGGACAGCTTGGGCCCCAGTAACGTCACGAACTCCTCGAAGTCCACCTGCCCGTCGCCTGCGGGACACGGAGGCGGCCGTCACCCCCTGCCCGGGCGTGGGGACACGTgcgacacccccccccccgccagaagggtccccatggggctgctgggggggggcaccccctgCCTGGACCTGGGGATGCTCGGAGGTACACCCATGCGCAGCCTGGGGGGCCCCGCTCCAAGCCTCGGTGTTTGTTGGGGGGATCCCACTCCTGGGCTTGGCACTGCTGGGGACACCCTGCTCCGGGGCTGCCTGGGGGGACCCTGCTCCTGGGCACAGCACCTGGGGGGCTCAGgcagcccccagagccccccgaTCGTGCCCATCCACCCCACAATGGCCAGTATTATGGGATCTCGGACTCTCAGACTTCAGCagccagggacccccaaactggCTGGAGACCCCCAGTACCGCCCAGGACCCCATTGCTGGCCAGGGACCCCCGAAACCAGCCAGGGACCCCAACACCAGCTGGGGACGTCCAGCAAAGCTAGGGATCCCCCAACATTGGCCAGGGCGCCCAACACTGGCTGGGGTCCCCAGTGCCAGCTGGCACCCCAGTGCCATCTGGGGCCCCCCAGTGCTGGATGGGGACTCCCAGTGCCATCTGGGGCCCCCCAGTGCTGGATGGGGACCCCCAACACCATCCAGGACCCCGAACACCCAGCTGGAACCCCGATTCCAGCTGGGACCCCGATGCCAACTGGGGACCCCTGTGGTGGCCGTGACCCGGGGGGTGCTgggacggggcgggggcagggTGCCGCCGGGCTGGCCGTATCCTGCGGCCATGGAGGATGCTGGTGTCGGGGCTGTCAGGCCGGCACTAACGATGAGTAATGAAGGGAGCGGCGGCTTGGCAGCGCTGCCGGAAAGGCTtttaaatgggggaaaaaaaggaaaccaataAATTAACGAGCTCTTTAAGGTCCCAGTGAGTGCGGGAGCAACAGGGACAGGGCCGACAGTGGCAGCGAGTGCTGGAGGCGCACGGCCAGCCTGGTCTGCTGGGTGGTGAGGGCATGGCCCGGGGTGCAAGATCCAGCCTGGGGTGCAGgatccagcccagcagcctggtCCCGGCAGGTTTGCCGAGCCAGAAGAGGTGCCGTTCCCGCCCGCAAGCGCTCCAGGATTGTTAAATCCTCCTAAACGAAGCTGGGGTGGTGATGACGATGGTGATGGTGGATGAGCAGAAGGCTCTGGGCACGAGGCAGAGCCTGGATCAGGCCCTTCCACATCCCACATTCAGGTCTGGCCGCCACCAGCCAGCGGGGCGGAAACGGGGCAAATCGGGTGTTTCACCAaagggagggtgctgggggtcctgtccccgtccccgtcctcGTCCCAGGGCGCCAGGGTCCTACCGTCCATGTCGAGGCGCTGGATGATGACTTCCAGCTCCACCTCGTTGGGCATGTAGCCCAGGGAGCGCATGGCCgtgcccagctcctgcttggAGATGAAGCCGTTGCCATCCCGGTCGAACACCTTGAAGGCTTCGCGGATCTCTGTGGGGGGA
The Ciconia boyciana chromosome 15, ASM3463844v1, whole genome shotgun sequence genome window above contains:
- the CABP7 gene encoding calcium-binding protein 7, producing the protein MPFHPVTAALMYRGIYTIPNILAEQHPVEIPEDELEEIREAFKVFDRDGNGFISKQELGTAMRSLGYMPNEVELEVIIQRLDMDGDGQVDFEEFVTLLGPKLSTSGIPEKFHGTDFDTVFWKCDMQKLTVDELKRLLYDTFCEHLSMKDIENIIMTEEESHMGTAEECPVDVETCSSQQIRQTCVRKSLICAFAIAFIISVMLIAANQVLRSGMK